The following proteins are co-located in the Syngnathus scovelli strain Florida chromosome 21, RoL_Ssco_1.2, whole genome shotgun sequence genome:
- the LOC125991642 gene encoding antigen peptide transporter 2 — protein sequence MSCAVLCGFLLLLLLVDAALTWSLWHGLLGGAAAAEQWPRAWAAAALKWALLHAVVHAAAVAKNQRAVLGRLATLLVLLPTVLQRGLEPPGLGALLQVALCSGLSCLCWEAGFGGGGGSAPESQPAPDAGLLLTRLLGYLRPNQLSLMAGFGVITLAVACDTLVPLLQGTVTDVLRDGALDSAFYSALGTLVFFSAGSCLFSGLRSRFFKMAHACLNKRLKVALFRSLLAQEVLFFQENDPGSLCSRLHSDVNKMGLTVGLNANAVLRSSVKTVLMLAAMLYLSRPLTALACIEIPVMAALQRRQVRCHKESKEQKQDSLARLKELSHQSLGGIRSVQSFRGQSHEAQRFHRELGRLRDINVRDGRHKAVFKLLSRFGSLATKVAMLLAARSLVSGGRLSTGTLLTFFLFRKPMSHNLKEIFVCYGDTLATLGIISKVFSYLDRQPKCRPAGQLAPEALRGQVVFRNVTFGYPSVSPEKPALKDVSMVLEAGKVTALVGPSGSGKTSCAGLLKRLYEPQRGDILLDGRPLHAYGNAYLHGKVVAVPQNPVVLRGSLRYNVEYGLGPCRTEQLQEAAAKIKAERLLAKLDTAEAQADADEGGAHLSEGEKQSVALLRALLRQPRVLILDEATSQMDVHAQQAVLEEALRCGCTVLMVAHRLNCAERAHRIIFMEDGVVMEQGTHVQLMAKGGRYWQLRKELLDH from the exons ATGTCTTGTGCCGTGCTTTGCGGTttcctgctgctactgctgctcgtGGACGCGGCACTGACGTGGTCCTTGTGGCACGGCCTGCTTGGGGGGGCGGCGGCAGCGGAGCAGTGGCCCCGGGCCTGGGCCGCCGCGGCGCTCAAGTGGGCGCTCCTCCACGCCGTTGTGCACGCAGCGGCGGTCGCCAAGAATCAGCGGGCGGTGCTAGGCAGGCTGGCCACCCTGCTCGTCCTCTTGCCGACGGTGCTCCAAAGAGGCCTCGAGCCCCCCGGGTTGGGCGCTCTGCTGCAGGTGGCGCTGTGCTCGGGGCTGAGCTGCCTATGTTGGGAAGCGGGCTTCGGCGGTGGCGGAGGGTCGGCGCCAGAGAGCCAACCGGCGCCGGACGCCGGCCTCCTGCTCACCAGGTTGCTTGGGTACCTCAGACCCAACCAGCTTTCCCTGATGGCGGGCTTCGGCGTCATCACCCTAGCCGTGGCCT GCGACACGCTGGTCCCGCTGTTGCAGGGCACGGTGACGGACGTGCTTCGGGACGGGGCGCTGGACTCCGCTTTCTACTCGGCGCTGGGAACGCTGGTGTTCTTCTCGGCGGGCAGCTGCCTTTTCTCGGGTTTGCGGTCTAGATTCTTCAAGATGGCGCACGCTTGCCTCAACAAGCGCCTGAAGGTGGCGCTGTTCCGCTCGCTGCTGGCCCAGGAAGTGCTCTTCTTCCAGGAGAACGATCCAG gcaGTCTCTGTTCCCGCCTGCACTCGGACGTGAACAAGATGGGCCTGACGGTGGGGCTCAACGCCAACGCCGTGCTACGCAGCTCCGTCAAGACCGTCCTGATGCTGGCGGCCATGTTGTATCTGTCGCGTCCGCTCACGGCGCTGGCGTGCATCGAGATCCCCGTCATGGCCGCGCTGCAGAGACGACAAGTCCGCTGTCACAAG GAATCAAAGGAGCAGAAGCAGGACAGTCTGGCTCGCCTCAAAGAGCTCAGTCATCAGTCGCTGGGCGGAATCCGCAGCGTCCAAAGTTTTCGCGGCCAATCGCACGAAGCCCAAAGATTCCATCGAGAACTCGGACGGCTCAGAGACATCAACGTGCGAGACGGACGACACAAAGCTGTCTTCAAGCTCCTGAGTAGG TTTGGCAGTTTGGCCACCAAGGTGGCGATGCTGCTGGCGGCTCGCTCCCTGGTGTCTGGCGGGCGGCTGAGCACCGGGACCCTCCTGACCTTCTTCTTGTTCCGGAAGCCCATGTCGCACAACCTCAAG GAGATCTTTGTGTGCTACGGGGACACACTGGCCACGCTGGGCATCATCTCCAAAGTCTTCAGCTACCTGGACCGTCAACCCAAGTGCCGGCCGGCTGGCCAACTGGCGCCCGAGGCGCTCCGGGGCCAGGTGGTGTTCCGGAACGTCACCTTTGGCTACCCTTCCGTGTCGCCGGAAAAACCGGCGCTGAAG GACGTGTCCATGGTGCTGGAGGCGGGCAAGGTGACGGCCCTGGTGGGCCCGTCGGGTAGCGGAAAGACGTCCTGCGCGGGGCTCCTCAAGCGACTGTACGAGCCGCAGCGGGGCGACATCCTGCTGGACGGACGGCCGCTGCACGCCTACGGCAACGCCTACCTCCACGGCAAG GTGGTTGCCGTTCCCCAGAATCCAGTTGTGCTGCGCGGCTCGCTGCGCTACAACGTGGAGTACGGCCTGGGGCCCTGCCGCACGGAGCAGCTGCAAGAGGCGGCCGCCAAGATCAAAGCCGAGCGGCTGCTGGCCAAGCTGGACACCGCCGAGGCCCAAGCAG ACGCCGATGAGGGCGGCGCGCATCTGTCAGAGGGCGAGAAGCAGAGCGTGGCGCTGCTGCGGGCCCTGCTGCGTCAGCCTCGGGTACTCATCCTGGACGAGGCCACCAGCCAGATGGACGTCCACGCGCAACAAGCC GTCTTGGAGGAGGCGCTCAGGTGCGGCTGCACGGTCCTGATGGTGGCGCACCGTCTGAACTGCGCCGAGCGAGCCCACCGCATCATCTTCATGGAGGACGGCGTGGTGATGGAGCAGGGCACGCACGTGCAGCTGATGGCCAAGGGGGGGCGCTACTGGCAACTCAGGAAGGAGCTCTTGGACCACTGA